One stretch of Vibrio kanaloae DNA includes these proteins:
- the helD gene encoding DNA helicase IV, with translation MQLSANKTAQFFIQNEYHQVELDGPRLLLSSVGSEERIPFTIWSGKVAIKRGLFWGSLQFFANQQDGKQRSWLVQGLPWEQCRQFARVSVAAYQRWHNTQCEQLAEHVPQWETELTRLEQLPAFLPHSKVNSWVDMVHSDLQSMPMTLEEAAQRMPHRIARMQPWLSETESKQADRNQQWIETERKNWEVLFAQCESSPLNLSQQYAVLMNDDHNLILAGAGSGKTSVLTARVAYLLQSHQAQAEELLLLAFGREAADEMKQRLASKIGLSAEKVQVSTFHQLGLKILNEVETERVVISPLALDDNQRQAWCIDWLKKHWMTPTNFKRWQKHLSKWPIAYLTGDDELGSHVSNLKLIAWLEKQLEQLNASGLSKKEVQQQLIDHRDYTRLNSELSLCWPCVTAWQKELKEQNHIDFSIMISRATQYVEKGKFISPWKFIMIDEYQDISPDRLALVEALCNQSQAQHQASIFAVGDDWQSIYQFAGADVDLTTGFKDRFESSTIHHLDTTYRFNNQLGAVANRFVQENPIQIPKELNSFKQQKQKAVYSAPSKEVEKILDHLNRQSKGKTKKSVMLLGRNHYHKPELLDDWKKIYTSIDLHFMTCHASKGKEADFVIILCVDEGQFPAKKKQLHIDGALTESSDVFPYAEERRLFYVAMTRAKEKVWITHSGDGSGFVQELHGSDYPVIRKK, from the coding sequence ATGCAGCTAAGCGCTAACAAGACTGCACAGTTTTTTATTCAAAATGAATATCATCAAGTTGAACTTGATGGTCCACGCCTATTGCTATCTTCAGTAGGCAGTGAAGAACGTATCCCGTTTACTATTTGGAGTGGCAAGGTCGCGATAAAGCGTGGGTTGTTTTGGGGATCATTGCAGTTCTTTGCGAATCAGCAAGATGGCAAACAGCGCAGTTGGTTAGTACAAGGCCTACCTTGGGAGCAGTGTCGTCAATTTGCACGTGTATCGGTTGCTGCGTATCAGAGGTGGCATAATACACAGTGTGAGCAACTTGCTGAACACGTCCCTCAATGGGAAACAGAACTGACACGCCTTGAGCAACTTCCTGCTTTTCTTCCTCATTCAAAAGTTAACTCCTGGGTCGACATGGTTCACTCGGATTTACAAAGTATGCCCATGACGCTAGAAGAAGCCGCTCAACGTATGCCGCACCGCATCGCTCGAATGCAGCCATGGTTGTCTGAAACGGAGAGCAAGCAAGCTGATAGAAACCAGCAATGGATAGAGACAGAAAGAAAAAATTGGGAAGTGCTGTTTGCTCAGTGTGAGTCATCTCCTCTGAACTTATCGCAGCAATACGCAGTATTAATGAACGATGATCATAACCTTATTCTAGCGGGTGCTGGCTCGGGTAAAACCAGTGTTCTAACCGCTCGTGTTGCTTATCTATTGCAAAGCCACCAAGCTCAAGCTGAAGAACTTCTATTACTTGCATTTGGGCGTGAAGCCGCTGATGAGATGAAACAGCGGCTCGCCAGCAAGATTGGATTATCAGCGGAGAAGGTACAAGTTAGTACTTTCCACCAATTAGGTTTGAAGATCCTAAATGAAGTTGAAACTGAACGTGTCGTTATTTCTCCGCTGGCATTAGACGACAATCAACGCCAAGCATGGTGTATTGATTGGTTGAAAAAGCACTGGATGACACCCACTAATTTCAAGCGTTGGCAAAAGCACCTGTCTAAATGGCCAATTGCTTATCTTACTGGTGATGATGAGCTTGGCAGTCACGTATCGAATCTTAAATTGATTGCTTGGTTAGAAAAACAACTTGAGCAGCTTAACGCGTCGGGCTTATCGAAGAAAGAAGTACAGCAACAGCTCATCGACCACCGAGATTATACGCGCTTAAATAGTGAACTCTCATTGTGTTGGCCATGTGTGACAGCGTGGCAAAAGGAACTGAAAGAACAGAATCATATAGACTTCTCAATCATGATCAGCCGTGCGACTCAATACGTCGAAAAGGGTAAATTTATCTCACCATGGAAGTTCATCATGATCGATGAATACCAAGATATCTCACCCGATCGTCTTGCTTTGGTTGAAGCGCTGTGTAATCAGTCGCAAGCTCAGCACCAAGCGTCTATTTTTGCTGTGGGCGATGACTGGCAGTCTATTTATCAGTTTGCGGGGGCCGATGTTGATTTAACAACGGGCTTTAAGGACCGCTTTGAAAGCTCGACTATTCATCACCTAGATACCACTTATCGATTTAACAATCAGCTCGGTGCGGTTGCCAATCGCTTTGTACAAGAAAATCCAATTCAGATTCCGAAAGAACTGAACAGCTTCAAGCAACAGAAGCAGAAAGCGGTGTACAGTGCGCCAAGTAAAGAAGTTGAGAAGATCCTTGACCATTTGAACCGTCAATCTAAAGGTAAAACCAAAAAATCAGTGATGCTGCTTGGTCGCAACCACTATCACAAACCAGAGTTGTTAGATGATTGGAAAAAGATCTATACCTCGATCGATCTTCATTTTATGACCTGTCATGCGAGTAAGGGTAAAGAAGCCGACTTCGTGATTATTCTTTGTGTTGATGAAGGGCAGTTTCCGGCGAAAAAGAAACAACTGCATATTGATGGCGCGTTGACTGAGTCATCAGATGTGTTTCCTTATGCCGAAGAGAGACGCCTATTTTACGTGGCAATGACGCGTGCTAAAGAGAAGGTATGGATTACGCATAGCGGTGATGGTTCTGGCTTTGTGCAAGAGCTTCACGGTTCTGATTACCCTGTGATACGCAAAAAGTAA
- the yccS gene encoding YccS family putative transporter → MDFSVKLRLYWANKTINYSVLILITLLGVVIPAWYYELNTLITPLILGVIAAALAESDDSFTGRLKALTLTFICFAIAAFSIELLFNTPWLFALGLFASTFSFIMLGAIGPKYASIAFGSLLIAIYAMLGAHESTNLWFQPLLLLTGAAWYYFMSMIWQIIWPMQPVQQNLATVFDQIGTYMDSKAELFYPVSDLIPQPHRIIEAKLNASTVNALNMCKATLLNRSKRGHIDGPSDRFLNTYFIAQDIHERVSSTHYRYQELAKHFERSDVLFRFKYLLESQATACKEVASSLKVGAVYQHGNKSVLALDELMSSLNHLHQQNKTEWKPLLNQLGYLFDNLATVEKQLSNISNPDAEKLEEGVLDDTNPHTLTAMWQKIRANLHKDSMLFRHAIRLAITLTLGYGIIQGFDIERGYWILLTTLFVCQPNYSATRKKLTARVIGTVAGLLIGVPLLTFFPSQESQLVFIVISGVMFFAFRINNYGFATSFITLLVLFCFNQLGEGYAVVLPRLADTFIGCALAVLAVVYVLPDWQSKRLHKVMADALDSNKNYLDQIIGQYRVGKKDTLNYRIARRSAHNNDANLTLVISSMLAEPDKYRTSEDDSFRFLTLNHALLSYISALGAHRTRIDDESTHKLVLDAHRVIHDHLDALNDQLYSYHEQCEIKNTYDPELDKRLSEWREEDEGSVRMVLQQLHLIYRMLPELHTLATKFAFKVNINKYINKETS, encoded by the coding sequence GTGGACTTCTCTGTCAAATTACGCCTCTATTGGGCGAATAAAACCATCAATTACAGCGTGTTAATTCTCATCACTCTACTGGGTGTTGTTATTCCTGCTTGGTATTATGAACTAAACACACTCATCACGCCTTTAATTTTAGGGGTTATTGCTGCTGCACTAGCTGAAAGTGACGACAGCTTTACGGGTCGCTTAAAGGCACTCACTCTTACGTTTATCTGTTTTGCGATCGCCGCCTTTTCCATTGAGCTACTCTTCAACACACCTTGGTTGTTCGCATTAGGTCTTTTCGCATCAACATTCTCGTTCATTATGCTTGGCGCTATTGGACCGAAATACGCAAGTATCGCATTTGGCTCTTTGTTGATAGCCATCTATGCAATGCTTGGCGCCCACGAAAGCACTAACCTATGGTTTCAACCACTGCTGCTATTAACGGGGGCAGCTTGGTATTACTTTATGTCTATGATTTGGCAGATTATATGGCCAATGCAACCGGTACAGCAAAACCTTGCAACGGTATTTGATCAAATTGGAACCTACATGGACTCTAAAGCAGAGCTATTTTACCCTGTTTCTGACCTTATCCCTCAGCCACACCGTATTATCGAGGCCAAGCTGAATGCCAGTACCGTTAATGCACTCAACATGTGTAAAGCGACGTTGCTTAACCGCTCAAAGCGTGGACACATTGATGGCCCGAGTGACCGATTCTTAAATACTTATTTTATCGCGCAAGACATTCATGAGCGTGTGAGTTCCACCCACTATCGCTATCAAGAACTCGCGAAACATTTCGAACGATCTGATGTGTTGTTCCGCTTTAAGTATCTACTAGAGTCACAAGCAACCGCATGCAAAGAAGTGGCAAGTTCACTCAAGGTTGGGGCTGTGTACCAGCATGGCAATAAGTCTGTACTGGCACTTGATGAGCTGATGTCTTCACTCAATCATTTACACCAACAGAACAAGACAGAATGGAAACCACTGCTAAACCAACTAGGTTACTTATTCGATAACCTAGCAACCGTTGAAAAACAACTGTCGAATATCAGTAATCCAGACGCCGAAAAGTTAGAGGAAGGAGTCTTGGACGATACGAATCCACACACATTAACCGCAATGTGGCAGAAAATCAGAGCCAACCTACACAAAGATTCCATGTTGTTTCGTCACGCAATTCGGTTGGCAATCACTCTAACGCTCGGCTATGGCATCATCCAAGGCTTTGATATTGAACGTGGTTATTGGATCTTACTTACTACATTGTTTGTGTGCCAACCAAACTACAGTGCCACACGAAAAAAGCTGACGGCCCGCGTTATCGGAACTGTGGCTGGCTTGTTGATAGGCGTTCCACTACTGACCTTCTTCCCTTCTCAAGAAAGCCAGTTAGTATTCATTGTTATCAGTGGTGTTATGTTCTTTGCGTTTCGCATCAATAATTACGGCTTCGCAACAAGCTTCATCACATTGCTGGTATTATTCTGCTTTAATCAGCTCGGCGAAGGTTATGCCGTGGTACTGCCAAGGCTAGCGGATACGTTTATTGGGTGTGCCCTAGCCGTGCTCGCAGTGGTTTACGTGTTGCCAGATTGGCAATCAAAGCGACTGCACAAGGTCATGGCCGATGCTCTCGATTCCAATAAAAATTACTTAGACCAAATCATTGGCCAATACCGCGTCGGAAAAAAAGACACTTTGAATTATCGTATCGCTCGTCGCAGTGCACACAATAACGACGCTAATCTAACTCTGGTCATTAGCAGTATGCTAGCTGAGCCTGATAAATATCGTACTTCTGAAGACGATAGCTTTCGATTTCTGACCCTCAATCACGCTCTGTTGAGCTATATTTCTGCATTAGGTGCTCATAGAACTCGTATTGATGACGAATCCACACATAAACTTGTGTTGGATGCACATCGTGTCATACATGATCACCTCGACGCTCTGAATGACCAGCTCTATTCCTACCATGAGCAATGTGAAATCAAAAATACCTATGATCCTGAACTTGATAAGCGCTTGAGTGAGTGGCGAGAAGAAGATGAGGGGTCTGTTAGAATGGTTCTACAACAGCTGCATTTAATTTATCGAATGCTTCCGGAACTGCATACTTTAGCGACCAAGTTTGCATTTAAAGTCAACATTAATAAATACATCAACAAGGAAACTTCTTGA